One Flexivirga aerilata DNA segment encodes these proteins:
- a CDS encoding AAA family ATPase, whose product MTPLSPEEHQAAERARQALGAVRGEVAKAVVGQDAAVSALVIGLLSRGHVLLEGVPGVAKTLLVRALAAALAIDTKRVQFTPDLMPGDITGSLVFDAGTSEFTFRPGPVFTNLLLADEINRTPPKTQSALLEAMEERQVSIDGTPRALPQPFLVAATQNPVEYEGTYPLPEAQLDRFLMKVVLPLPDRDAELEVLRRHATGFDPKDLDAAGVRPVADPADLAAGAQAVRRVQVGSDVASYIVDVARATRTSPSLSLGASPRATTALLATSRAWAWLNGRDFVTPDDVKAMTVPTLAHRLQLRPEAELEGVGVATVLDSAIGSVPVPR is encoded by the coding sequence ATGACCCCGCTGTCCCCCGAAGAACACCAGGCCGCCGAGCGCGCGCGCCAAGCACTCGGCGCAGTGCGCGGCGAGGTCGCCAAGGCGGTGGTCGGCCAGGATGCCGCCGTCTCGGCGCTGGTGATCGGTCTGCTCAGTCGCGGCCACGTGCTCCTCGAGGGCGTGCCGGGCGTCGCCAAGACCCTGCTCGTGCGCGCGCTCGCCGCGGCCCTGGCCATCGACACCAAGCGGGTGCAGTTCACGCCCGACCTGATGCCGGGCGACATCACCGGTTCGCTCGTCTTCGACGCCGGCACGTCGGAGTTCACCTTCCGTCCCGGACCGGTCTTCACCAACCTGCTGCTCGCCGACGAGATCAACCGCACACCGCCCAAGACGCAGTCGGCCCTGCTGGAGGCGATGGAGGAGCGGCAGGTGTCGATCGACGGCACGCCGCGCGCCCTGCCGCAGCCCTTCCTGGTCGCGGCCACCCAGAACCCCGTCGAATACGAAGGCACCTATCCCCTGCCGGAGGCGCAGCTCGACCGCTTCCTGATGAAGGTCGTGCTCCCGCTGCCCGACCGGGACGCCGAGCTGGAGGTATTGCGGCGGCACGCAACGGGATTCGACCCCAAGGACCTGGATGCGGCGGGTGTCCGGCCGGTCGCGGATCCGGCCGACCTCGCCGCGGGAGCCCAGGCGGTGCGCCGGGTGCAGGTCGGGAGCGACGTCGCGTCATACATCGTGGACGTGGCGCGGGCCACCCGCACCTCGCCGTCGCTCTCGCTCGGCGCCAGCCCTCGTGCGACGACCGCGCTGCTGGCGACGAGCCGCGCGTGGGCGTGGCTGAACGGTCGCGACTTCGTCACCCCGGACGACGTGAAGGCGATGACCGTGCCCACGCTCGCGCACCGGCTGCAGCTGCGGCCGGAGGCGGAGCTGGAGGGCGTCGGAGTGGCGACGGTGCTGGACTCCGCGATCGGATCCGTCCCGGTGCCAAGGTGA
- a CDS encoding DUF4350 domain-containing protein, which produces MITRGRLILGAVVAVLLLVLVGVSLLLPRNASEPLDPDSPAPDGTRAAAQVLGQQGLSVDIARSPDEFGARSVAGATVLITRPQLLADDTLRSVMEHAAGARRVVVVDADPATARAMQLPDVQAAPVEDAPSTVCSVPWLQGLRMSYADVEYTAGSVGASCFGEGGSGTVLVLPEINGGRPETVLVGSHAVFANKTVVDDDNAAIALRTLGSADRVVWFAPTVATADNPLAQGPAWPRWFGPSVWLAAAVAILVIVWRARRFGRLVPEPLPVVVPADETTRSRGLLYRKAGDTARSSRVLRAATRGRLASYLGLPPSGPAGPLVERVAHAAGADPRDVHDLLLGPDAADESSMTDIAHRLQLLERQVRR; this is translated from the coding sequence GTGATCACGCGCGGGCGGCTGATCCTGGGCGCGGTCGTAGCGGTGCTGCTGCTCGTCCTCGTCGGGGTCAGCCTGCTCCTGCCGCGCAACGCCAGCGAGCCGCTCGACCCGGACTCCCCCGCCCCGGACGGCACCCGCGCCGCCGCTCAAGTCCTGGGCCAGCAGGGGCTCTCGGTCGACATCGCGCGCAGCCCGGACGAGTTCGGTGCCCGATCCGTAGCCGGCGCAACGGTATTGATCACCCGACCGCAACTGCTCGCCGACGACACGCTGCGATCGGTCATGGAGCACGCGGCCGGTGCACGCCGCGTCGTGGTGGTCGACGCCGACCCGGCGACGGCGCGCGCGATGCAGCTGCCCGACGTGCAGGCCGCGCCGGTCGAGGACGCGCCCAGCACGGTCTGCTCGGTGCCGTGGTTGCAGGGTCTGCGGATGAGCTACGCCGACGTCGAATACACCGCCGGATCGGTCGGCGCCTCCTGCTTCGGGGAGGGCGGCAGCGGAACCGTCCTCGTGCTGCCAGAGATCAACGGGGGTCGCCCCGAGACCGTGCTCGTCGGCAGCCACGCGGTGTTTGCCAACAAGACCGTGGTCGACGACGACAACGCCGCCATCGCGCTGCGCACGCTCGGCTCGGCCGATCGCGTCGTGTGGTTCGCCCCGACCGTCGCCACCGCCGACAACCCGCTCGCGCAGGGACCGGCCTGGCCGCGGTGGTTCGGGCCGTCGGTGTGGCTGGCGGCGGCGGTTGCGATCCTCGTGATCGTATGGCGGGCAAGGCGTTTCGGCCGCCTCGTCCCCGAGCCGTTGCCGGTGGTCGTCCCCGCCGACGAGACGACACGCAGCCGCGGTTTGCTCTACCGCAAGGCGGGCGACACAGCGCGCAGTTCACGCGTGCTGCGCGCCGCCACCCGCGGACGACTGGCCAGCTACCTCGGCCTTCCCCCGTCCGGTCCGGCGGGGCCGCTGGTCGAGCGTGTCGCGCACGCGGCGGGTGCGGACCCGCGCGACGTGCACGACCTGCTGCTCGGCCCGGACGCCGCCGACGAATCCTCGATGACCGACATCGCCCACAGACTGCAACTGCTGGAAAGGCAGGTCCGACGATGA